A stretch of DNA from Spirochaeta isovalerica:
CCATGGGTGCCAACAAACTGACGAAACTGCTGAAAGCGGAAAACATGGATATCAAGGTCGAGCATTGCTCTGTAGATGATATTCCCAGAAACGCGCAGCTGGTTATCTGTCACCGCGACCTGGCTGAGAGAGTCAAACTCTCCGGTACAAAAGCGCAGTGCATCAGCGTCACCAATCTGGTGAATGCCCCTGAGTACAAAGAAGTTGTACAGATGGTTGTAGATAGCCATAAATAATTCTTGATAAAAAGGGGGGATGCATGGCATCAGACCCCCTTTTACTCTCAGCGATATAAGGAGATTACCAGTGGGATTCACAGATTACATTGTTAAAAAGAAAGCTGTAATTTGTGCCCTTGATGTAGTCAGCTGGGAAGACGCCATCAGAAAAGGTGGACGGATTCTGGTTGATAAGGGTGCAGCGACGGAAGAATACCTGGATAACATAGTGAGAAAATGTAAGGAAAACGGTCCTTACATCGTCATCGCGCCGGGTATTGCCATGCCCCATGCTAGACCGGAAGAAGGCGCACTGGCTCTGGGATACGGAATCGTGACACTGAAAAATCCGGTTGTCTTCAACGATCCGGATAATGATCCCGTGAGCCTGCTCATATTTATGGCGGCTCCCAGCGTAAAAGAACACAACGAGGTGGCGGTCAGTCAGATCGCCGACCTCTGTGACGATGAAGAGGCGGTGGAGCAGATTATCGCCGCTTCTTCGGTAGAAGACATAATTGACATATTGATAAATCAGGGGTTTTGAATGAAGACCAAAGCGGTTCGGTTATACGGCAAAATGGATTTACGTCTCGAGGAATTCGAACTTCCCGAAATAAAAGATGACGAAATCCTGGTCAAGGTCTCGGCGGACAGCCTCTGCATGAGTTCCTATAAAGCGGCGAAACTGGGCGAGGACCACAAAAGAGTCCCCGACGATGTCGCCGACAATCCGATTATTATCGGCCATGAACTTTCCGGCGAAATCGTTCAGATCGGAGAGAAATGGCAGGGAAAATACAAGGCGGGAGAGAAATTCTCTCTTCAGCCTGCCATTAATTACAAAGGATCGATGGATTCTCCCGGGTATTCCTATAAATACTGCGGCGGCGACGCCACATACATGATACTTCCTCCGGAAGTGATGATCATGAACTGTCTTCTTCCCTACAGAGGGGAGGGGTATTTCAACGCGGCTCTTTCCGAGCCATATTCCTGTGTTATCGGTGCCTGCCGTTCCCTATACAGGACGGACAGACAGAAGCACATTCATTATCTGGGTATCAAAGAAGGCGGCAGGATGGCCATTCTCGGAGGATGCGGTCCCATGGGACTGGCGGCGATCGATTACGCCCTCGCCGGAGAATTCCGCCCCAGACAGCTGATTGTAACGGATCTCGATAATCAGAGGCTCCAGAGGGCCCAGTCCATTTTCGGACCCATAGCGGAAAAGAGGGGCATTTCCCTTCTCTTTATCAATTCAGGCGAATTGGATAATCCCCATCAGTTCATTATGCGGCTTACGGAAAACGAAGGCTTTGACGATATGCTCGTCATGGTTCCCTTTGCGGACGCTCTCGAGCTGGGCGAAAGCCTTCTGGGCTTCAACGGCTGCATGAATTTTTTCGCGGGACCGACTGATGAAAAGTTTTCTGCAAGATTGAACTACTACGATGTACACTATACAGAGAAACATATAATCGGAACGACAGGTGGTAATGTCGACGATATGACGGAAGCCCTGGAGCTGATGGAAAGCGGTCTGCTTTCTCCGGAAGTTCTGGTCACCCATATCGGAGGGCTCGATGCCGTAGCGGAAGCCACTCTGAATCTGCCCGCGATACCGGGAGGCAAGAAACTGATCTATACGGGGCTGTCTCTCCCTCTCACCGCTCTGAATGATCTTCCCGAACTGGCGGAGAATTCCCGGCTGTTCAAAGAACTGGCGGAGATTGTAAAGAGAAACAACGGGCTCTGGAGTGTCGAGGCGGAAAATTACCTCCTGGAAAATGGAGAAAAGATCTGAATGCATAACAGTCAACCCGGATTTCTAACGGTAGGCCTCAGTCCGGCCATTCAAAAAACTGTGGTTTTCGACACTTTATATGAAGGCGAAGTGAACCGGAGCGAACAATACTATCTGGATGCGGCGGGAAAAGCGGTCAATGTCTGCCGGGTTCTGACCCAGGCCGGTGAAGAGGCTTCCTGTCTCACTATTGCCGGCAAGGAGAACCGGGTTCTCTTTGAAGATCTCTGCTCACGGGATTTTCTCCATCTTTCGACTGTGGAAACAGCGGGACGGGTCCGAACCTGTACGACACTGCTCAACATGGAAAACAACAGTTGTACGGAACTCGTTGTCAATGAGCCTGAAGAGGTCTCCCC
This window harbors:
- a CDS encoding PTS sugar transporter subunit IIA; this translates as MGFTDYIVKKKAVICALDVVSWEDAIRKGGRILVDKGAATEEYLDNIVRKCKENGPYIVIAPGIAMPHARPEEGALALGYGIVTLKNPVVFNDPDNDPVSLLIFMAAPSVKEHNEVAVSQIADLCDDEEAVEQIIAASSVEDIIDILINQGF
- a CDS encoding zinc-binding dehydrogenase; amino-acid sequence: MKTKAVRLYGKMDLRLEEFELPEIKDDEILVKVSADSLCMSSYKAAKLGEDHKRVPDDVADNPIIIGHELSGEIVQIGEKWQGKYKAGEKFSLQPAINYKGSMDSPGYSYKYCGGDATYMILPPEVMIMNCLLPYRGEGYFNAALSEPYSCVIGACRSLYRTDRQKHIHYLGIKEGGRMAILGGCGPMGLAAIDYALAGEFRPRQLIVTDLDNQRLQRAQSIFGPIAEKRGISLLFINSGELDNPHQFIMRLTENEGFDDMLVMVPFADALELGESLLGFNGCMNFFAGPTDEKFSARLNYYDVHYTEKHIIGTTGGNVDDMTEALELMESGLLSPEVLVTHIGGLDAVAEATLNLPAIPGGKKLIYTGLSLPLTALNDLPELAENSRLFKELAEIVKRNNGLWSVEAENYLLENGEKI